In Xiphophorus hellerii strain 12219 chromosome 13, Xiphophorus_hellerii-4.1, whole genome shotgun sequence, the following proteins share a genomic window:
- the LOC116731217 gene encoding CCR4-NOT transcription complex subunit 3-like, which yields MADKRKLQGEIDRCLKKVAEGVEQFEDIWQKLHNAANTNQKEKYEADLKKEIKKLQRLRDQIKTWVASNEIKDKRQLIENRKLIETQMERFKIVERETKTKAYSKEGLGLIQKVDPAQKEKEEVGTWLTNTIDTLNMQVDQFESEVESLSVQTRKKKGDKEKQDRIEELKKFIEKHRYHIRMLETILRMLDNDSLQVESIRKIKDDVEYYRESSQDPDFEENDYIYDDLDLDEFPQPLLATSPPGPSHLEDEIFQNSSSTPTSTTSSSPIPPSPATCTTENSEDDKKRGRSTDSEVSQSPVKNGNPSSSLSSSSSSSSSSSSASGLTSSSLVSVAGGGIGGSGSSHLSAVGGPFSNTLASSYSNATQQPPHPSVQQQQQAKNSPSSSAPINSSTSTNSHNASLASSPPSTQGLLTSNSLPQAPSGPTATSNSLGLSLGPSLGKSSISTSPGLSGMPASLSNMVGLLSSSTPTPYAQAAASGTASSGLPGSLGGVSSTTTNSGVGAIGSSSIAVGGPTFSQGGMLGTASIVGSVGSGILGLGLGSGQSGVQGSSLGPQSPIGSLAPGSGIGVIGSNSGSSGSAGSGVGGGSSSLSGRPPSRQKQNGSTSHSAVVADSTTDSALNSATQSQSSQSSSLTSTANQLKDTGPSLLGSMGLSSTSPSPASYSEAKTTSGGSLQNGPLSYSQPPESIKPQEPLSRSMAERAAPSSGIEGDVSSLHLTSDIFPSSTTTPSGAPSAPQSSLSEVSILPSLGVCPLGPVPLSKDQLYQQAMQEAAWTHMPHPSDSERIRQYLMRNPCPTPPFHHQMPPPHSDTVEFYQRLSTETLFFIFYYLEGTKAQYLAAKALKKQSWRFHTKYMMWFQRHEEPKTITDEYEQGTYIYFDYEKWGQRKKEGFTFEYRYLEDRDLQ from the exons CGCCTTCGAGACCAGATTAAGACGTGGGTGGCATCCAACGAGATCAAAGACAAAAGGCAGCTAATAGAGAACCGGAAACTCATAGAAACG CAAATGGAGCGCTTTAAAATAGTTGAAAGAGAAACCAAGACAAAAGCGTACTCAAAAGAAGGACTCGGCCTTATCCAGAAGGTGGACCcggcgcagaaggagaaggaagaggTCGGCACCTGGCTAACG AACACGATAGACACGTTGAACATGCAGGTGGACCAGTTCGAGAGTGAAGTGGAGTCTCTTTCAGTCCAGacgagaaaaaagaaaggagacaaGGAG AAGCAGGACCGGATCGAGGAGCTGAAAAAGTTTATCGAGAAGCATCGGTATCACATCCGAATGCTGGAGACGATACTGAGGATGCTGGACAATGACTCGCTGCAGGTCGAATCCATCAGGAAGATCAAg GATGATGTTGAGTACTACAGAGAGTCATCGCAGGACCCAGATTTTGAGGAGAACGATTATATATATGACGATCTCGACCTGGATGAATTCC CTCAACCATTACTTGCCACCTCCCCACCAGGACCCTCACACTTGGAGGACGAGATCttccagaactccagcagcacaCCGACCTCCACCACCTCATCCTCACCAATCCCTCCTTCGCCTGCCACTTGCACTACG GAGAACTCAGAAGATGACAAGAAGAGGGGACGTTCGACGGACAGTGAAGTCAGTCAG TCACCGGTGAAGAATGGAAATCCCTCCTCGTCATtatcttcttcctcctcttcctcctcttcgtctTCTTCCGCCTCGGGGCTCACCTCATCCTCTCTGGTTTCTGTTGCGGGCGGAGGCATCGGCGGCTCTGGAAGCAGTCATCTTAGTGCAGTGGGGGGTCCTTTTTCCAACACTTTAGCCAGCAGCTACAGCAACGCCACGCAGCAGCCGCCTCACCCGTcggtgcagcagcagcagcaggccaAAAACTCGCCGAGCTCTTCGGCTCCCATCAACTCCAGCACCTCCACCAACAGCCACAACGCCTCGTTGGCGTCCTCGCCACCCAGCACACAGGGGCTCCTGACTTCGAACTCCCTGCCCCAGGCGCCTTCAGGTCCCACGGCGACCTCCAACAGCCTTGGCCTCAGTCTGGGGCCCTCTCTGGGGAAAAGCTCCATCTCCACCAGCCCCGGCCTGTCAGGGATGCCGGCGTCCCTAAGCAATATGGTGGGTCTTCTCTCAAGCTCCACCCCAACTCCCTACGCTCAGGCGGCCGCCTCGGGCACGGCCAGCTCAGGGTTACCGGGCTCTCTCGGCGGCGTCAGCAGCACAACGACCAACAGCGGGGTGGGCGCCATCGGTAGCAGCAGCATCGCGGTCGGCGGGCCGACATTCTCGCAGGGAGGCATGCTCGGCACGGCTTCTATAGTGGGGAGTGTCGGCTCGGGGATTCTGGGTTTGGGTTTGGGTTCAGGTCAATCGGGAGTGCAGGGATCTTCCCTGGGGCCGCAGAGCCCCATCGGGAGCTTAGCTCCTGGAAGCGGAATAGGAGTTATCGGAAGCAACAGCGGCAGCTCAGGATCCGCAGGGAGCGGAGTTGGAGGAGGAAGCTCATCCCTGTCCGGTCGACCGCCGAGCAGACAGAAGCAGAATGGTAGCACCA GTCACAGTGCTGTGGTAGCAGATAGCACAACAGACTCCGCCCTCAACAGTGCCACCCAAtcacaaagcagccaatcctcATCTCTGACCTccacagccaatcagct TAAGGACACTGGTCCCAGTTTACTTGGCTCCATGGGTTTGTCGTCCACCTCTCCATCGCCGGCGTCCTACAGTGAGGCTAAAACAACAAGCGGTGGAAGCCTTCAGAACGGGCCGCTGTCCTACTCACAACCACCCGAAAGCATCAAG CCCCAGGAGCCTCTGAGCAGGTCCATGGCCGAGCGAGCAGCGCCCAGCTCAGGGATTGAGGGAGATGTATCCTCCCTGCACCTTACTTCAG ACATCTTCCCAAGCAGCACTACGACCCCCTCGGGGGCCCCGTCAGCACCTCAGTCCTCCCTGTCAGAGGTCAGCATCCTCCCGTCACTGGGCGTCTGTCCACTGGGGCCAGTTCCCCTTTCCAAAGACCAGCTCTACCAACAGGCCATGCAGGAGGCGGCGTGGACACACATGCCCCACCCGTCCGACTCAGAGAGAATCAG GCAGTACCTTATGAGGAACCCCTGCCCCACCCCACCTTTCCACCACCAGATGCCACCACCTCATTCCGACACTGTAGAGTTTTACCAGAGGCTTTCCACGGAAACGTTGTTCTTCATCTTTTACTACCTGGAG GGCACGAAGGCCCAGTATCTGGCAGCCAAGGCCCTAAAGAAGCAGTCATGGAGGTTCCACACAAAGTACATGATGTGGTTTCAGAGGCACGAAGAGCCCAAGACCATCACTGATGAGTATGAGCAG ggaacATACATTTATTTCGACTATGAGAAGTGGGGCCAGCGGAAAAAAGAGGGGTTCACCTTTGAGTACCGGTACCTAGAAGACCGAGACCTCCAGTGA